A region of Pseudomonas saponiphila DNA encodes the following proteins:
- the phaC gene encoding class II poly(R)-hydroxyalkanoic acid synthase produces MSNKNIDDLKRQASENTLGLNPVIGLRRKDLLTSARMVLAQAIKQPIHSVKHVAHFGLELKNVMFGKSTLQPESDDRRFNDPAWSQNPLYRRYLQTYLAWRKELHDWIGDSNLSDQDISRGHFVINLMTEAMAPTNSMANPAAVKRFFETGGKSLLDGLSHLAKDLVQNGGMPSQVNMDAFEVGKNLGTSEGAVVFRNDVLELIQYRPITEQVHERPLLVVPPQINKFYVFDLSPDKSLARFCLRNNVQTFIVSWRNPTKAQREWGLSTYIEALKEAVDVVTAITGSKDVNMLGACSGGITCTALLGHYAALGEKKVNALTLLVSVLDTTLDTQVALFVDEQTLEAAKRHSYQAGVLEGRDMAKVFAWMRPNDLIWNYWVNNYLLGNEPPVFDILFWNNDTTRLPAAFHGDLIEMFKNNPLVRPNALEVCGTPIDLKQVTADIFSLAGTNDHITPWKSCYKSAQLFGGNVEFVLSSSGHIQSILNPPGNPKARYMTSTEIPACPDQWQENSIKHTDSWWLHWQAWQAERSGELKAAPSTLGNKKYPAAEAAPGTYVHER; encoded by the coding sequence ATGAGTAACAAGAATATCGATGACCTGAAACGCCAAGCCTCGGAAAACACACTGGGGCTCAATCCGGTCATCGGCTTGCGTAGAAAGGATCTGCTTACCTCTGCTCGAATGGTGCTCGCCCAGGCCATCAAACAACCCATCCACAGCGTCAAGCATGTCGCCCATTTCGGCCTTGAGCTGAAGAACGTGATGTTCGGCAAGTCGACCCTGCAACCGGAGAGCGACGACCGTCGCTTCAACGATCCGGCCTGGAGCCAGAACCCGCTGTACCGACGCTATCTGCAAACCTACCTGGCGTGGCGCAAGGAACTTCACGACTGGATAGGCGACAGCAACCTGTCCGATCAGGACATCAGCCGCGGCCACTTCGTGATCAACCTGATGACCGAGGCCATGGCCCCGACCAACAGCATGGCCAACCCCGCCGCGGTCAAGCGCTTCTTCGAAACTGGCGGCAAGAGCCTGCTGGACGGCCTGTCCCATCTGGCCAAGGACTTGGTGCAGAACGGCGGCATGCCCAGCCAGGTCAACATGGACGCCTTTGAGGTGGGCAAGAACCTCGGCACCAGCGAAGGCGCGGTGGTGTTCCGCAACGACGTGCTGGAGCTAATCCAGTACCGGCCGATCACCGAACAGGTGCATGAGCGCCCACTGCTGGTGGTGCCGCCCCAGATCAACAAGTTCTACGTCTTCGACCTCAGCCCGGACAAGAGCCTGGCGCGCTTCTGCCTGCGCAACAACGTGCAGACCTTCATCGTCAGCTGGCGCAACCCCACCAAGGCACAGCGGGAATGGGGCCTGTCGACCTACATCGAGGCCCTGAAGGAGGCGGTCGACGTGGTCACCGCCATCACCGGCAGCAAGGATGTGAACATGCTCGGGGCCTGCTCCGGCGGTATCACCTGCACCGCACTGCTGGGCCACTACGCCGCGCTCGGAGAAAAGAAGGTCAATGCCCTGACCCTGCTGGTCAGTGTTCTCGACACCACCCTGGATACCCAGGTGGCGCTGTTCGTCGACGAGCAGACCCTGGAAGCGGCCAAGCGCCACTCCTACCAGGCCGGCGTGCTCGAAGGTCGCGACATGGCCAAGGTATTTGCCTGGATGCGCCCCAACGACCTGATCTGGAACTACTGGGTCAACAACTACCTGCTGGGCAACGAACCACCGGTGTTCGACATCCTGTTCTGGAACAACGACACCACCCGCCTGCCCGCGGCGTTCCACGGCGACCTGATCGAAATGTTCAAAAACAACCCGCTGGTACGCCCCAATGCACTGGAAGTGTGCGGCACGCCCATCGACCTGAAACAGGTGACCGCCGATATCTTTTCCCTGGCCGGCACCAACGATCACATCACCCCTTGGAAGTCCTGCTACAAGTCGGCGCAACTGTTTGGCGGCAACGTGGAGTTCGTGCTGTCCAGCAGCGGGCATATCCAGAGCATCCTGAATCCGCCAGGCAATCCCAAGGCGCGCTACATGACCAGCACCGAGATCCCGGCCTGCCCCGATCAATGGCAGGAAAACTCGATCAAGCACACCGACTCCTGGTGGCTGCACTGGCAAGCCTGGCAGGCGGAGCGTTCCGGTGAGCTGAAAGCGGCTCCCAGCACGCTGGGCAACAAAAAGTACCCCGCCGCCGAGGCCGCACCGGGGACCTACGTCCACGAGCGCTAA